A window of Ranitomeya variabilis isolate aRanVar5 chromosome 2, aRanVar5.hap1, whole genome shotgun sequence contains these coding sequences:
- the TJAP1 gene encoding tight junction-associated protein 1 isoform X1 — MSSTAPIKKPYRKAPPQHREVRHEPPGAREEVMEQLSSQEAVTEADRIHFLQHQNDELRRRLAYATTKMEAMEHEVDAGRHYLEVELSRNREELEKLKDKFRRLQNSYTASQRTNQDLEEKLHTLASFSQSWIYSIKKAEMDRKTLDWEIVELTNKLLDAKTTVNKLEELNERYRQDCNLAVQLLKCNKSHFRNHKFADLPYKLQDMVSKHLQSAASSPGSGQDTPPPGLSHSDVVPTSVIARVLEKPESLILNSAMSSSGSGPTAEDVFVHVDMSGSTQQQNGVLQKQSSSDSATEEPPAFEKLSPYPTPPPPHPLYPGRKVIEFSDEKVRIPKNSPLPNCTYATRQAISLSLVQGEEGSPDRHRTVPNSPASSEGYPQRARSADNPVRSPLSSAAPSSASSEEDMLANWQRMFVDKAAPSSEGSLAHRTSFSRDTALELQQRFSRSMQELSHVAQAFSEQEMSGNSWMSSREKGSEKEISGTKRGQLPNEYGKEFSKEEAQDLLSGDLEEEEDMEPLQPSEDLDEYQELEDQILQACEEQEDSDILKEKPPSGRPHRSPKRMGVHHLHRKDSLTRAQEQGNLLN, encoded by the exons CTTTCTGCAGCATCAGAATGATGAGCTGCGCAGGCGTCTGGCCTACGCCACAACCAAAATGGAGGCCATGGAGCACGAGGTGGATGCCGGACGACATTATTTGGAGGTGGAGCTCAGTCGTAATCGTGAGGAGCTGGAGAAACTTAAGGACAAGTTCCGCAG GTTACAGAACAGCTACACGGCCTCTCAGAGGACCAACCAGGACCTGGAGGAAAAGTTACACACCCTG GCCTCTTTCAGTCAGAGCTGGATCTATTCA ATCAAGAAGGCCGAGATGGACAGAAAAACCCTGGACTGGGAGATTGTGGAGCTGACAAATAAGCTGCTGGACGCCAAGACGACCGTCAACAAGCTGGAGGAGCTGaac GAGCGATACAGACAGGACTGTAATCTCGCTGTGCAGTTGCTGAAATGCAACAAGTCTCACTTCAGGAACCACAAGTTTGCAGAT TTGCCTTACAAGCTGCAGGACATGGTTAGTAAGCATCTCCAGAGCGCGGCCTCCTCTCCGGGCTCCGGTCAGGACACTCCTCCTCCAGGTCTTTCACATTCAGACGTGGTGCCCACTTCCGTCATTGCCCGTGTTCTGGAGAAGCCAGAATCACTTATTCTTAACTCTGCGATGTCCAGCAGCGGCAGTGGCCCCACTGCAGAGGATGTGTTTGTGCATGTAGACATGAGCGGCTCCACACAGCAGCAGAATGGTGTCCTGCAGAAGCAGAGCAGCTCGGACAGTGCTACTGAAGAGCCTCCAGCCTTCGAAAAACTCAGTCCCTACCCAACACCTCCACCGCCCCATCCTCTGTACCCAGGACGTAAGGTTATAGAGTTCTCCGATGAGAAGGTGCGAATCCCCAAAAACAGCCCCCTGCCCAACTGCACTTATGCCACAAGGCAGGCCATCTCACTGAGCCTAGTACAAGGCGAGGAGGGCAGCCCCGACAGACACCGCACTGTCCCAAACAGCCCTGCATCGTCAGAAGGCTACCCCCAGCGGGCACGAAGTGCTGACAATCCTGTGCGCTCTCCGTTAAGTAGTGCGGCCCCCAGCTCTGCCAGCTCAGAGGAGGACATGCTGGCTAATTGGCAAAGGATGTTTGTAGATAAAGCTGCCCCAAGTTCAGAGGGATCCCTGGCTCACCGCACGTCCTTTAGTCGGGACACCGCACTAGAGTTGCAGCAGAGGTTCAGCCGCTCCATGCAGGAGCTGAGCCATGTGGCACAAGCGTTCTCTGAACAGGAAATGTCCGGGAACAGCTGGATGAGCAGCCGGGAGAAAGGCTCAGAAAAGGAGATCTCCGGCACAAAGAGGGGACAACTCCCCAATGAGTATGGCAAGGAATTTTCCAAGGAGGAGGCCCAAGACCTTCTCTCTGGAgatttggaggaggaggaggatatggaGCCCCTACAGCCGTCCGAAGACCTCGACGAGTACCAGGAACTGGAAGATCAAATCCTCCAGGCTTGTGAAGAGCAGGAGGACAGTGACATATTAAAGGAAAAACCTCCAAGCGGCCGTCCTCACCGAAGCCCTAAACGAATGGGTGTGCACCACCTGCACCGGAAGGACAGTCTGACCCGGGCCCAGGAGCAGGGCAACTTGCTGAACTAG
- the TJAP1 gene encoding tight junction-associated protein 1 isoform X2, with the protein MSSTAPIKKPYRKAPPQHREVRHEPPGAREEVMEQLSSQEAVTEADRIHFLQHQNDELRRRLAYATTKMEAMEHEVDAGRHYLEVELSRNREELEKLKDKFRRLQNSYTASQRTNQDLEEKLHTLIKKAEMDRKTLDWEIVELTNKLLDAKTTVNKLEELNERYRQDCNLAVQLLKCNKSHFRNHKFADLPYKLQDMVSKHLQSAASSPGSGQDTPPPGLSHSDVVPTSVIARVLEKPESLILNSAMSSSGSGPTAEDVFVHVDMSGSTQQQNGVLQKQSSSDSATEEPPAFEKLSPYPTPPPPHPLYPGRKVIEFSDEKVRIPKNSPLPNCTYATRQAISLSLVQGEEGSPDRHRTVPNSPASSEGYPQRARSADNPVRSPLSSAAPSSASSEEDMLANWQRMFVDKAAPSSEGSLAHRTSFSRDTALELQQRFSRSMQELSHVAQAFSEQEMSGNSWMSSREKGSEKEISGTKRGQLPNEYGKEFSKEEAQDLLSGDLEEEEDMEPLQPSEDLDEYQELEDQILQACEEQEDSDILKEKPPSGRPHRSPKRMGVHHLHRKDSLTRAQEQGNLLN; encoded by the exons CTTTCTGCAGCATCAGAATGATGAGCTGCGCAGGCGTCTGGCCTACGCCACAACCAAAATGGAGGCCATGGAGCACGAGGTGGATGCCGGACGACATTATTTGGAGGTGGAGCTCAGTCGTAATCGTGAGGAGCTGGAGAAACTTAAGGACAAGTTCCGCAG GTTACAGAACAGCTACACGGCCTCTCAGAGGACCAACCAGGACCTGGAGGAAAAGTTACACACCCTG ATCAAGAAGGCCGAGATGGACAGAAAAACCCTGGACTGGGAGATTGTGGAGCTGACAAATAAGCTGCTGGACGCCAAGACGACCGTCAACAAGCTGGAGGAGCTGaac GAGCGATACAGACAGGACTGTAATCTCGCTGTGCAGTTGCTGAAATGCAACAAGTCTCACTTCAGGAACCACAAGTTTGCAGAT TTGCCTTACAAGCTGCAGGACATGGTTAGTAAGCATCTCCAGAGCGCGGCCTCCTCTCCGGGCTCCGGTCAGGACACTCCTCCTCCAGGTCTTTCACATTCAGACGTGGTGCCCACTTCCGTCATTGCCCGTGTTCTGGAGAAGCCAGAATCACTTATTCTTAACTCTGCGATGTCCAGCAGCGGCAGTGGCCCCACTGCAGAGGATGTGTTTGTGCATGTAGACATGAGCGGCTCCACACAGCAGCAGAATGGTGTCCTGCAGAAGCAGAGCAGCTCGGACAGTGCTACTGAAGAGCCTCCAGCCTTCGAAAAACTCAGTCCCTACCCAACACCTCCACCGCCCCATCCTCTGTACCCAGGACGTAAGGTTATAGAGTTCTCCGATGAGAAGGTGCGAATCCCCAAAAACAGCCCCCTGCCCAACTGCACTTATGCCACAAGGCAGGCCATCTCACTGAGCCTAGTACAAGGCGAGGAGGGCAGCCCCGACAGACACCGCACTGTCCCAAACAGCCCTGCATCGTCAGAAGGCTACCCCCAGCGGGCACGAAGTGCTGACAATCCTGTGCGCTCTCCGTTAAGTAGTGCGGCCCCCAGCTCTGCCAGCTCAGAGGAGGACATGCTGGCTAATTGGCAAAGGATGTTTGTAGATAAAGCTGCCCCAAGTTCAGAGGGATCCCTGGCTCACCGCACGTCCTTTAGTCGGGACACCGCACTAGAGTTGCAGCAGAGGTTCAGCCGCTCCATGCAGGAGCTGAGCCATGTGGCACAAGCGTTCTCTGAACAGGAAATGTCCGGGAACAGCTGGATGAGCAGCCGGGAGAAAGGCTCAGAAAAGGAGATCTCCGGCACAAAGAGGGGACAACTCCCCAATGAGTATGGCAAGGAATTTTCCAAGGAGGAGGCCCAAGACCTTCTCTCTGGAgatttggaggaggaggaggatatggaGCCCCTACAGCCGTCCGAAGACCTCGACGAGTACCAGGAACTGGAAGATCAAATCCTCCAGGCTTGTGAAGAGCAGGAGGACAGTGACATATTAAAGGAAAAACCTCCAAGCGGCCGTCCTCACCGAAGCCCTAAACGAATGGGTGTGCACCACCTGCACCGGAAGGACAGTCTGACCCGGGCCCAGGAGCAGGGCAACTTGCTGAACTAG